Proteins encoded together in one Sinorhizobium meliloti window:
- a CDS encoding transposase, which translates to MIEAVAERLEGAPRQLRRRWSDEFKARAVAEALEPGASVSAIAHRLGIHPSQLFGWRRAVLDARKVSTEPARCEIAAASTGEAVIEVVIGDIVVRAGADVDEVHLQRVIRAVRSA; encoded by the coding sequence ATGATCGAAGCCGTTGCCGAGCGCCTTGAGGGTGCGCCGCGGCAGCTTCGCCGACGCTGGTCGGATGAGTTCAAGGCACGGGCGGTGGCGGAGGCATTGGAGCCAGGCGCGAGCGTCTCGGCGATTGCGCATCGGCTCGGCATTCACCCGTCGCAGCTCTTTGGCTGGCGTCGTGCGGTCTTAGACGCTCGGAAGGTTTCCACGGAACCGGCGCGTTGTGAGATAGCCGCGGCGTCTACTGGCGAAGCGGTGATCGAGGTTGTCATTGGCGACATTGTCGTGCGCGCCGGCGCAGACGTCGACGAGGTGCACTTGCAGCGGGTGATCCGCGCGGTCCGTTCGGCATGA
- the tnpB gene encoding IS66 family insertion sequence element accessory protein TnpB (TnpB, as the term is used for proteins encoded by IS66 family insertion elements, is considered an accessory protein, since TnpC, encoded by a neighboring gene, is a DDE family transposase.), translating into MIPSGVKVFLASHPVDFRKGPDSLLSLVRDAGSDPFNGALYVFRAKRADRVKIVWWDGSGVCLYAKRLEKSQFCWPRIGHNRVQLNHAQLLALIDGMDWKRVRVVPVKPPEIVG; encoded by the coding sequence ATGATCCCCTCCGGCGTGAAGGTGTTCCTCGCCAGTCATCCGGTCGACTTCCGCAAGGGCCCGGACAGCTTGCTGTCGCTGGTGCGCGACGCCGGCAGTGATCCATTCAACGGTGCGCTATATGTCTTCCGGGCCAAACGAGCGGACAGAGTGAAGATCGTCTGGTGGGACGGCTCCGGCGTCTGCCTTTATGCCAAGCGGTTGGAAAAATCGCAGTTCTGCTGGCCGCGGATCGGTCATAACCGGGTTCAGCTCAACCATGCCCAGCTTCTGGCGCTCATCGATGGCATGGACTGGAAGCGGGTTCGCGTCGTCCCGGTGAAGCCGCCGGAGATTGTTGGGTAA
- the tnpC gene encoding IS66 family transposase — protein sequence MTPPELKLPDDIEALKAMVLAMAEKAARAEVLASEVADLKARNADADERIERLTQILKAFDRARFGRRSEKLGSPSTDDEQQAFVFEEIETGIAAIRAKVNKGSERPDGKRPPRPRKGFAPHLERVEVVIEPEELPEHAGKQKVLIGEDVSERLDVMPAKFRVIVTRRPKYAFKNEDGVIQAPAPARIIESGIPTEALLAQIAVSKYADGLPLYRQEAIYARDKVELDRKLMAQWMGKLGFELEILADYLFDEIKKGERIFADETTLPTLAPGSGSTKTAWLWAYARDDRTFGGSGPPMVAYRFEDSRAGECVARHLNGYRGILQVDGYAAYNKLVRSDGGNDGVTLAGCWSHSRRKFYELHAAESSKVATATVERMAKLWQIEETVRGQDPDVRVAARQQASAAVVAELFALWQQTLPRISGKSKLAEAIRYAISRRAIFERVLTDGRIELDSNIVERAIRPQAITRKNSLFAGSDGGGRTWATITTLLQTAKMNNVDPLAWLTQTLERIANGWPSSEIDALMPWNYAR from the coding sequence ATGACGCCGCCCGAACTCAAACTCCCGGATGACATAGAAGCGCTGAAAGCCATGGTGCTTGCCATGGCCGAAAAGGCGGCGCGGGCCGAGGTCCTGGCGAGCGAGGTCGCCGATCTCAAGGCGCGCAACGCCGATGCCGATGAGCGCATCGAGCGGCTGACGCAGATCCTGAAAGCCTTCGATCGCGCCCGCTTCGGCCGCCGATCGGAGAAGCTCGGCTCCCCAAGCACCGACGACGAGCAGCAGGCCTTTGTCTTCGAGGAAATCGAGACCGGCATCGCCGCGATCAGGGCGAAGGTCAACAAGGGCAGCGAGCGTCCGGATGGCAAACGTCCGCCGCGGCCACGCAAGGGCTTCGCACCCCACCTGGAGCGGGTCGAAGTCGTGATAGAGCCGGAGGAGCTGCCGGAGCATGCCGGCAAGCAAAAGGTGCTGATCGGCGAGGACGTCTCAGAGCGGCTGGATGTCATGCCGGCGAAGTTCCGCGTGATCGTCACCCGCCGGCCGAAATATGCCTTCAAAAACGAGGACGGCGTCATCCAGGCACCGGCGCCGGCACGCATCATCGAGAGCGGCATTCCGACGGAAGCGCTTCTGGCGCAGATTGCCGTCTCCAAGTATGCCGATGGCCTGCCGCTCTACCGACAGGAGGCGATCTACGCCCGCGATAAGGTCGAGCTCGATCGCAAGCTGATGGCGCAATGGATGGGGAAGCTGGGGTTCGAATTGGAGATCCTCGCCGACTACCTCTTCGATGAGATCAAGAAGGGCGAGCGGATCTTCGCCGACGAGACCACGCTACCAACGCTCGCGCCCGGTTCCGGATCGACAAAGACCGCTTGGCTTTGGGCGTATGCCAGGGATGATCGAACATTCGGAGGCAGTGGGCCGCCGATGGTAGCCTATCGCTTCGAAGATAGCCGAGCCGGCGAATGCGTCGCCCGGCATCTAAATGGCTATCGCGGCATTCTGCAGGTGGATGGTTATGCCGCCTACAACAAGCTGGTCCGCTCCGATGGCGGCAATGACGGCGTCACATTGGCTGGCTGCTGGTCGCACAGCCGGCGCAAGTTCTACGAGCTGCATGCTGCGGAAAGCTCGAAGGTCGCCACGGCGACGGTCGAACGGATGGCGAAGCTCTGGCAGATCGAAGAGACCGTGCGCGGCCAAGATCCCGATGTCCGCGTGGCGGCGCGCCAGCAGGCCTCTGCGGCGGTGGTCGCCGAGCTCTTCGCTCTGTGGCAGCAGACCCTGCCGCGGATATCAGGCAAATCGAAGCTCGCCGAGGCGATCCGTTACGCCATCTCGCGTCGGGCGATCTTCGAGCGCGTCCTGACCGACGGCCGCATCGAGCTCGACTCCAACATCGTCGAGCGAGCAATCCGGCCCCAGGCCATTACGAGAAAAAACTCACTCTTTGCAGGCAGCGACGGCGGCGGAAGAACCTGGGCAACCATCACGACGTTGCTGCAGACGGCAAAGATGAATAACGTCGATCCGCTTGCCTGGCTCACCCAGACCCTCGAGCGCATTGCCAACGGCTGGCCGAGCTCAGAAATCGACGCGCTAATGCCGTGGAACTACGCCCGCTGA
- a CDS encoding SDR family NAD(P)-dependent oxidoreductase, translated as MSISSSADTAEWARGWTEGRTVLVTGGTGGIGRAIAQCFRDAGATVHSTGATDAECAQARNNDPSGTIRYGVLDVRSNDATKGFIGELGDLDVVVNCAGIIRRGQERDPDVFDTVVDINLNGTMRVCEASLDRLAAKAGCIINIASMLSFFGGGLVPGYSASKGGIAQLTKSLAIAYAPRGVRVNAIAPGWIATPLTKALQDDPARAGPILARTPMARWGTPEDLQGIALFLASPHAGFITGTIVPVDGGYAVT; from the coding sequence ATGTCGATCAGTTCATCCGCTGACACCGCGGAATGGGCCCGCGGCTGGACGGAAGGGCGCACCGTCCTCGTGACAGGAGGAACAGGCGGCATCGGCAGAGCCATCGCTCAATGCTTTCGTGACGCCGGCGCAACGGTTCACTCCACGGGCGCAACGGACGCCGAATGCGCCCAGGCACGAAACAACGACCCATCCGGCACGATTCGCTACGGCGTACTGGATGTCCGGTCCAACGATGCCACCAAGGGCTTCATTGGGGAACTCGGCGACCTCGATGTCGTCGTCAACTGCGCCGGCATCATCCGCCGGGGTCAGGAGCGTGATCCCGACGTCTTCGACACCGTGGTCGACATCAACCTGAACGGCACGATGCGCGTCTGTGAGGCATCGCTGGACAGGCTGGCGGCCAAGGCCGGCTGCATCATCAATATCGCCTCAATGCTAAGCTTCTTCGGCGGCGGGCTGGTGCCGGGGTATTCGGCCTCCAAGGGCGGCATCGCCCAGCTTACCAAGTCCCTGGCGATCGCCTACGCCCCGAGGGGCGTGCGGGTGAACGCCATCGCCCCCGGGTGGATTGCAACGCCACTGACGAAGGCGCTGCAGGACGATCCGGCACGCGCCGGACCGATTCTGGCGCGAACGCCGATGGCCCGCTGGGGTACGCCGGAGGACCTGCAGGGCATAGCGCTTTTCCTCGCAAGCCCGCACGCCGGCTTCATCACGGGAACGATCGTACCGGTCGACGGCGGTTACGCCGTCACCTGA
- a CDS encoding 2,4'-dihydroxyacetophenone dioxygenase family protein, with protein sequence MYKFMKGSTHELASAEIAIKAIPDDPRVWVPQAPDVFFRPMFLNTLTGQWCNLLKVTRSGILSRHVHPAPVFGMVMKGKWHYFEHDWVAEEGSFVFEPPGEIHTLNVPEDCDEMITFFNISGCMVYLDKDNSQIGYEDVFTKIDMCRAHYEQVGLGADYVDQFIR encoded by the coding sequence ATGTACAAGTTCATGAAGGGCTCTACCCACGAGCTTGCCTCGGCGGAAATTGCCATCAAGGCGATACCGGACGATCCGCGCGTCTGGGTGCCTCAGGCCCCGGACGTCTTCTTCCGGCCGATGTTTCTCAACACCTTGACAGGGCAGTGGTGCAACCTCCTGAAGGTCACCCGCTCGGGCATCCTGTCCCGGCATGTGCACCCCGCGCCAGTCTTCGGCATGGTGATGAAGGGCAAATGGCACTACTTCGAGCACGATTGGGTGGCGGAGGAAGGCTCTTTCGTGTTCGAGCCGCCCGGCGAGATCCACACGCTGAACGTGCCCGAGGATTGCGACGAGATGATCACCTTCTTCAACATCTCGGGCTGCATGGTCTATCTCGACAAGGACAACAGCCAAATCGGCTACGAGGACGTGTTTACCAAGATCGACATGTGCCGCGCTCACTACGAGCAGGTCGGATTAGGGGCGGATTATGTCGATCAGTTCATCCGCTGA
- a CDS encoding heme-degrading domain-containing protein, translated as MAAALTIEELIAEEETIQLGGFDYELAWRLGCAIRETASVKSLPIAIEVSHHGTAVFTALLPGASPDNLVWARRKRAVVERFNRSSLYMRLLCERNATDFHARYRLPPADFAASGGGVPVRVRNVGIAGTVAISGLPDVEDHAMAMRALEKLA; from the coding sequence ATGGCAGCGGCACTGACGATAGAAGAGCTGATCGCCGAGGAGGAGACCATTCAGCTCGGTGGCTTCGACTATGAACTGGCATGGCGGCTCGGCTGTGCCATTCGCGAGACGGCCTCTGTGAAGAGCCTGCCGATCGCGATAGAAGTCAGCCACCATGGCACCGCCGTTTTTACGGCGCTGCTGCCCGGAGCCTCTCCGGACAACCTGGTGTGGGCTCGCCGGAAGCGGGCGGTGGTCGAACGGTTCAACCGCAGCTCGCTCTACATGCGCCTGCTTTGCGAGCGCAATGCCACGGATTTCCACGCCCGCTATCGCCTCCCCCCTGCGGACTTTGCGGCCAGCGGTGGCGGCGTTCCCGTTCGCGTCCGGAACGTCGGGATCGCAGGTACCGTTGCCATTAGCGGCCTGCCGGATGTGGAAGACCATGCGATGGCCATGCGGGCGCTGGAAAAGCTCGCGTGA
- a CDS encoding ribonuclease activity regulator RraA codes for MQSPAEIKDINRPARELCDALALIGTATASSELSLMGIRDPQIRGPLPLKYGRSVAGPALTLQCMPKREDLYGSNEYDNPELQLHRHVLYPAQAGDMVVVDARGDMASGIFGEMMLTFLAGRGGAGIVVDGCIRDSAKAKELDLGIWVRGVTPNYHAQTGLIPFAVNVPVACGGVLVMPGDIIVADDDGVIVVPGALAVEVIARSSEHAEWEEFARFRLSQGGDLRKYYPLTEAVQDEYVAWRNAQMAD; via the coding sequence ATGCAGTCTCCCGCAGAAATCAAAGACATCAACCGACCGGCACGTGAGTTGTGCGACGCCCTGGCTCTGATCGGCACGGCAACCGCCAGCAGCGAACTGAGCCTCATGGGGATCCGAGACCCGCAGATCCGCGGGCCGCTTCCCCTGAAGTACGGCCGCTCGGTGGCTGGTCCGGCGCTGACGCTGCAGTGCATGCCGAAGCGCGAGGATCTTTACGGCTCCAACGAATACGACAATCCCGAACTGCAGCTGCATCGCCACGTTCTCTATCCGGCCCAGGCCGGCGACATGGTGGTCGTCGATGCCCGCGGCGACATGGCAAGCGGTATCTTCGGCGAGATGATGCTGACTTTCCTGGCCGGCCGTGGTGGCGCGGGCATCGTCGTGGACGGCTGCATCCGCGATTCCGCCAAGGCCAAGGAACTCGATCTCGGCATCTGGGTGCGGGGTGTGACACCCAACTATCACGCCCAGACAGGGCTGATCCCCTTTGCGGTCAACGTGCCGGTGGCATGCGGCGGTGTTTTGGTGATGCCAGGCGACATCATCGTGGCCGATGACGACGGGGTGATTGTCGTGCCGGGCGCGCTTGCGGTCGAAGTGATCGCGCGTTCGAGCGAACACGCCGAGTGGGAAGAGTTCGCCCGGTTTCGCCTGTCACAGGGGGGCGATCTGCGCAAGTATTACCCGCTCACGGAAGCGGTGCAGGACGAATACGTCGCCTGGCGCAATGCTCAGATGGCCGACTGA
- a CDS encoding SDR family NAD(P)-dependent oxidoreductase yields MAIYPDLRGKTVLVTGGASGIGAALVEAFAQQGAKVGFLDRDETAGTALANALTSQGSQVLFVPLDLRDTETLRAGIETVRTELGAITVLVNNAAHDERHATEDVTEAYFDDRIATNFKHQFFASQAVLPDMRAAGGGAIICMSSISWMAGFGGMALYTASKSAVIGLVRSLARDFGPFNIRVNAVTPGWIMTQRQLDLWLTPEADAMRQERQALKQRLMPADVAKLALFLASDDARVITSQNYIIDGGWV; encoded by the coding sequence ATGGCGATCTATCCGGACCTGAGGGGAAAGACGGTCCTGGTTACCGGGGGCGCAAGCGGTATCGGCGCAGCGCTGGTCGAAGCCTTCGCCCAGCAGGGAGCCAAGGTCGGTTTTCTGGATCGGGACGAGACGGCCGGCACGGCTCTAGCCAATGCTTTGACGTCGCAGGGCAGCCAGGTTCTCTTCGTGCCCCTTGACCTGCGCGACACGGAAACGCTCCGCGCCGGCATCGAGACCGTCAGAACTGAGCTGGGAGCGATAACCGTTCTCGTCAACAATGCCGCGCATGACGAACGCCATGCGACGGAGGATGTGACAGAGGCATATTTCGACGATCGCATCGCCACCAACTTCAAGCACCAGTTCTTCGCCTCGCAGGCGGTGCTGCCCGACATGAGGGCGGCTGGCGGCGGAGCGATCATCTGCATGAGTTCGATCTCGTGGATGGCCGGATTTGGCGGCATGGCTCTGTACACCGCCTCCAAGTCGGCCGTTATCGGGCTTGTCCGGTCGCTCGCCCGGGACTTTGGCCCGTTCAACATCCGCGTCAACGCCGTCACGCCAGGCTGGATCATGACGCAGCGACAACTGGATCTCTGGCTGACGCCGGAGGCGGATGCCATGCGTCAGGAACGCCAGGCTCTCAAGCAACGGCTGATGCCGGCGGATGTCGCCAAGCTCGCTCTCTTCCTGGCATCCGACGACGCGCGGGTGATCACCAGCCAGAACTACATCATCGACGGCGGCTGGGTCTGA
- a CDS encoding sn-glycerol-3-phosphate ABC transporter ATP-binding protein UgpC, translating into MAPVSINNVRKSYGALEVLHGVSIDIADGEFVVLVGPSGCGKSTLLRMLAGLEDISAGEISIGDRVVNSLQPKERDIAMVFQSYALYPHMTVEQNMGFSLKLARAPKEEIRSRVAKVAAMLNLVDYLDRYPRQLSGGQRQRVAMGRAMVRNPEVFLFDEPLSNLDAKLRVQMRSEIKQNHHRLNTTTVYVTHDQIEAMTMADKIVVMHGGIVEQVGSPLELYDYPANLFVAGFIGSPAMNVIGGKVIGGGFIGDDGTRIALPFPVTEFEGGEMKLGIRPEHLLLDANGHAAEIITIEPTGAETQVLLRLAGHDIIGVFRERILRKPGEILHVSLLPERIQLFDGKSGQRVDFREAA; encoded by the coding sequence TTGGCACCGGTATCGATCAACAACGTTCGGAAATCCTATGGCGCCCTGGAGGTGCTGCATGGCGTGTCAATCGACATAGCCGACGGCGAATTCGTGGTTCTCGTCGGTCCGTCCGGCTGCGGCAAGTCGACCTTGCTGCGCATGCTGGCCGGGCTCGAGGACATCTCGGCAGGAGAGATCTCCATCGGCGACCGCGTCGTCAATTCCCTTCAGCCGAAGGAGCGCGACATCGCCATGGTCTTCCAGAGCTATGCGCTCTACCCGCACATGACGGTCGAGCAGAACATGGGCTTCTCGCTGAAGCTTGCCCGCGCGCCCAAGGAGGAGATCCGCAGCCGGGTCGCCAAGGTTGCGGCCATGCTCAACCTCGTCGACTATCTCGACCGCTACCCGCGTCAGCTGTCCGGTGGGCAGCGCCAGCGCGTCGCCATGGGCCGCGCCATGGTGCGCAATCCGGAAGTCTTCCTCTTCGACGAGCCGCTGTCCAACCTCGACGCGAAGCTGCGGGTGCAGATGCGGTCGGAGATTAAGCAGAACCACCATCGGCTCAATACGACGACCGTCTACGTGACTCACGACCAGATTGAGGCCATGACCATGGCCGACAAGATCGTCGTGATGCATGGCGGGATCGTGGAGCAGGTGGGATCTCCCCTCGAACTCTACGATTACCCGGCGAACCTTTTCGTTGCAGGCTTCATCGGCTCCCCTGCGATGAACGTCATCGGCGGCAAGGTGATCGGCGGCGGCTTCATCGGCGACGACGGCACCCGCATTGCCCTGCCCTTTCCGGTGACGGAATTCGAGGGAGGGGAGATGAAGCTCGGCATCCGTCCCGAACATCTCCTGCTCGACGCGAACGGGCATGCGGCCGAGATCATCACGATCGAGCCCACCGGCGCGGAGACACAAGTTCTCCTGCGGCTTGCCGGCCACGACATCATCGGCGTCTTCCGCGAACGAATCCTGCGTAAGCCCGGCGAGATCCTGCATGTCTCCCTCCTCCCCGAGCGTATCCAGCTTTTCGACGGCAAGAGCGGGCAGCGCGTCGACTTCCGGGAGGCGGCGTGA
- a CDS encoding aldo/keto reductase, which yields MTYTSPIPQLGLGTFGRTGDAGIRAILSAIEIGYRHIDTAQSYDTESSVGEAIRRSGLPRSDFFVTTKVADTNLSKADFLPSVEKSLETIGTDQVDLLLIHWPSQNDEVPFDDYMLALAEARQRGWTRHIGVSNFPIALLDKAFALLGENTITTDQVEIHPYLQAPRLVNHCRSKGLALTAYQPLYKGAVNDDPLLKAIAETHGVTAAAVALAFLMAEGHAVIPASSSLENLRNNFASQDVNLTADEIARIRMLDRSARHINPAKSPRWDD from the coding sequence ATGACCTATACCTCCCCTATCCCCCAACTTGGCCTCGGTACATTCGGACGCACGGGCGACGCGGGCATCCGGGCGATCCTGTCGGCGATCGAGATCGGCTATCGCCACATCGATACGGCCCAAAGCTATGATACCGAAAGCAGCGTCGGCGAAGCCATCCGCCGTTCCGGGCTGCCGCGATCCGACTTCTTCGTCACCACCAAGGTTGCAGACACCAATCTGTCGAAAGCCGATTTCCTGCCGAGCGTCGAGAAGAGCCTCGAGACGATCGGTACCGACCAGGTCGACCTGCTGCTTATTCACTGGCCATCCCAGAATGATGAGGTGCCGTTCGACGACTACATGCTGGCGCTGGCCGAAGCACGGCAACGCGGATGGACCCGCCATATCGGCGTCTCCAACTTCCCGATCGCTCTCCTCGACAAGGCCTTCGCTCTTCTGGGCGAGAATACGATCACCACGGATCAGGTCGAGATCCACCCTTACCTGCAGGCACCACGGCTCGTGAACCACTGCCGCAGCAAGGGACTGGCGCTGACTGCCTACCAGCCCCTCTACAAGGGAGCCGTCAACGACGACCCGCTGCTGAAGGCCATCGCCGAGACCCACGGCGTTACTGCCGCTGCCGTCGCGCTGGCCTTCCTCATGGCGGAAGGCCACGCCGTCATCCCTGCCTCCTCCAGCCTTGAAAATCTGAGAAACAACTTCGCATCGCAAGACGTGAACCTCACCGCCGACGAGATCGCGCGGATCCGCATGCTGGACCGCTCCGCACGGCATATCAATCCGGCCAAATCACCCCGCTGGGATGATTGA
- a CDS encoding carbohydrate ABC transporter permease has translation MNKLQTLKRPGLPGWLILFGSVLLVLVCLFPFWWMVLSSVKTLRELYTVPPIWWPAAPTWDNYRTVLFESNIPRYFLNSIVISVGSTALALVLAIFASYGFARFNFRGKPLLQSFVLVGQLLPTAAIIVPLFVTLRVLNLVNTYWGLILVYMIITLPLSVWMLTSYFKNIPVELEEAAIIDGASRLECLFRITLPLSLPGLASVMVYAFVTTWNEFIFALCFATDSSVKTLPIGLAEFSTEFNTDWGAVMAASVVMTLPIAILFLSMQRLFVGGLTAGATKG, from the coding sequence TTGAACAAGCTTCAGACCCTCAAGCGCCCAGGCCTGCCGGGCTGGCTGATCCTCTTCGGTTCGGTTCTGCTGGTCCTGGTCTGCCTGTTCCCCTTCTGGTGGATGGTATTGTCTTCGGTGAAGACGCTGCGCGAGCTCTACACGGTTCCGCCGATCTGGTGGCCCGCGGCCCCCACATGGGATAACTATCGCACAGTCCTGTTTGAATCGAACATCCCGCGCTACTTCCTCAACAGCATCGTCATCTCCGTCGGATCAACGGCACTCGCGCTGGTGCTCGCGATCTTTGCTTCCTACGGCTTTGCCCGCTTCAACTTCAGGGGAAAGCCGCTTCTCCAGTCCTTCGTGCTGGTGGGCCAGCTCCTGCCGACGGCCGCCATCATCGTGCCCCTGTTCGTCACGCTTCGGGTGCTGAATCTGGTCAACACCTACTGGGGCCTGATCCTCGTCTACATGATCATCACGCTCCCGCTGTCGGTGTGGATGCTCACCAGCTACTTCAAGAACATTCCGGTCGAACTGGAGGAAGCAGCGATCATCGACGGCGCCAGCCGCCTGGAGTGCCTCTTCCGCATCACGCTTCCCCTCTCCTTGCCCGGTCTCGCCTCCGTCATGGTCTACGCCTTCGTCACGACCTGGAACGAGTTCATCTTCGCGCTCTGCTTTGCCACCGACTCCTCGGTGAAGACGCTGCCCATCGGGCTTGCGGAGTTCTCGACGGAGTTCAACACCGACTGGGGCGCCGTCATGGCAGCCTCCGTGGTGATGACCCTGCCGATTGCCATCCTGTTTCTATCCATGCAGCGGCTCTTTGTCGGTGGCCTGACCGCCGGCGCGACAAAGGGCTGA
- a CDS encoding carbohydrate ABC transporter permease, translated as MQKQSTGYLFVLPALMVLGMLIAYPVAYTGLLSVTDNAGNYVGLDNFRRILSARATPTAFWNTLWWVFGSIVFQVILGVLTAILLNQNFRGRAVVRSVTLVPWVVPGIVAATTWAWMLHTEFGIINYMLTSPGLIDEPVGWLTNGSTVMPVMIAINIWKMFPFVAIMVLAGLQSISNDLYEAARIDGASFWEEVRYVMLPQVRTVIVAVTLLLVIWALNHITIIYAITRGGPANRTLITPIQIFRTAFESVQFGQAAALSVMFFAVAIVVVFIYIRTLASNPEEAR; from the coding sequence ATGCAGAAACAATCCACTGGGTACCTGTTCGTTTTACCCGCGCTGATGGTGCTGGGCATGCTGATCGCTTATCCGGTCGCCTATACCGGGCTGCTGAGCGTCACGGACAATGCCGGAAATTATGTCGGGCTGGACAACTTCCGGCGCATTCTGTCCGCGCGCGCCACGCCGACGGCATTCTGGAACACCCTCTGGTGGGTGTTCGGGTCCATCGTCTTTCAGGTCATCCTCGGCGTCCTGACGGCAATCCTGCTGAACCAGAACTTTCGCGGCAGGGCCGTCGTCCGCTCTGTGACCCTGGTGCCGTGGGTGGTGCCGGGCATCGTTGCCGCAACCACCTGGGCATGGATGCTCCACACGGAGTTCGGCATCATCAACTACATGCTCACGAGCCCGGGTCTGATCGACGAGCCGGTCGGCTGGCTGACGAACGGCAGCACCGTGATGCCGGTGATGATCGCGATCAACATCTGGAAGATGTTTCCCTTCGTCGCCATCATGGTCCTGGCCGGGCTGCAGTCCATCTCCAACGATCTCTACGAAGCGGCCCGCATCGATGGGGCAAGCTTCTGGGAAGAGGTCCGCTACGTCATGCTGCCCCAGGTTCGGACGGTGATCGTCGCGGTCACGCTTCTCCTGGTCATCTGGGCCTTGAACCACATCACCATTATCTATGCCATTACCCGCGGAGGACCGGCGAACCGGACCTTGATCACACCGATCCAGATCTTCAGGACAGCCTTTGAGAGCGTCCAGTTCGGACAGGCGGCGGCCCTTTCCGTCATGTTCTTTGCTGTCGCGATCGTGGTTGTGTTCATCTACATCCGGACGCTGGCCTCCAACCCGGAGGAAGCGCGTTGA
- a CDS encoding ABC transporter substrate-binding protein: MKTLTMKLAMAATASFLAMSAAAWAGEVVWWTPNFNEARARDLVEKFQAANPDVTVKLEITTTDGLPQRILTALQSGAAPDVIDVQHGWVNGYAQNNLVLPVDEVLTDREDYIPAALGYDTWDGKLWGIPYRIETHAVIINKGDYKAAGLDPENPPTTWTAFKDAAKKLTTNGKSGFAITGGGEVGNTIFRSLPFMWMLGGGIISDDGKQVLVNSPESIEAVTFYTDFLKEGISPSSTLENDGTANRRLFIAETVSMYQSGQFDIQSIRKENPNIDIGVIPVPHPDNGKTAAILGGWSFVIPSEAKNPDDAKKLLGFLAEAENQAVLTDTFPARLSAMEAERFNDPILQVFKEMLPFGRPVPAHPNWVQISQAYFDGIQRILLGDEDVKTAMDGAAEEIEGLL, encoded by the coding sequence ATGAAAACGTTGACTATGAAGCTGGCGATGGCCGCAACAGCGTCGTTTCTGGCAATGTCGGCCGCTGCTTGGGCTGGCGAAGTGGTCTGGTGGACGCCGAACTTCAACGAGGCCCGTGCCCGGGATCTCGTGGAGAAATTTCAGGCTGCCAATCCGGACGTGACAGTGAAGCTTGAAATCACCACCACCGACGGACTGCCGCAGCGCATCCTGACGGCCCTGCAGTCGGGAGCTGCGCCGGACGTCATCGACGTGCAGCATGGCTGGGTGAACGGCTACGCTCAAAATAACCTGGTCCTGCCCGTCGACGAGGTGTTGACCGATCGCGAGGACTACATTCCCGCCGCCCTGGGGTACGACACTTGGGACGGCAAGCTGTGGGGCATTCCCTACCGGATCGAAACCCATGCCGTGATCATCAACAAGGGCGACTACAAGGCGGCCGGTCTCGATCCCGAAAACCCGCCGACCACGTGGACCGCCTTCAAGGACGCTGCCAAGAAACTGACCACCAACGGGAAGTCCGGCTTTGCGATCACGGGCGGCGGAGAAGTCGGCAACACCATCTTCCGGTCCTTGCCCTTCATGTGGATGCTGGGTGGCGGCATCATCTCGGATGACGGCAAGCAGGTCCTGGTCAACAGCCCGGAATCCATCGAAGCCGTGACCTTCTACACCGACTTCCTGAAGGAAGGCATTTCGCCGTCGTCGACGCTGGAGAATGACGGCACCGCCAATCGCCGGCTGTTCATCGCCGAGACGGTGTCGATGTATCAGTCCGGTCAGTTCGATATCCAGTCTATCCGCAAGGAAAACCCAAATATCGACATCGGCGTAATCCCGGTCCCCCATCCCGACAACGGGAAGACGGCAGCGATCCTCGGGGGGTGGAGCTTTGTCATTCCGAGCGAGGCGAAGAACCCCGACGACGCGAAGAAGCTCCTGGGCTTCCTTGCCGAGGCGGAGAACCAGGCCGTTCTGACCGACACCTTCCCCGCCCGCCTGTCTGCTATGGAAGCCGAACGCTTCAACGACCCGATCCTGCAGGTCTTCAAGGAAATGCTCCCGTTCGGACGGCCCGTGCCGGCCCATCCGAACTGGGTCCAGATATCCCAGGCCTATTTCGATGGGATCCAGCGCATCCTCCTCGGCGACGAGGACGTCAAGACCGCCATGGATGGCGCCGCCGAAGAAATCGAAGGGCTTCTTTAG